A part of Aegilops tauschii subsp. strangulata cultivar AL8/78 chromosome 2, Aet v6.0, whole genome shotgun sequence genomic DNA contains:
- the LOC141041645 gene encoding uncharacterized protein: MEGLSNHEVVLRALGEALELVASEQDFERDRLEVMEHQVMTAEAALASRKAKVQAKIDGGIAGARRSLAKDYQKKLKLQETHFCTRRDELKAKIEGLKKQLAREDKCQKAALDAQAPAETELASLYQQVDVASLVERATDEVNRARGLQHTRSVMFHDLESQANCALCSICKKSVSNPLVANDAGYLAFFTRVVERLEGSVEKVRKLIDEESRDLLARTSTRVFRHLLRSDTDFDFEAVIDPVPWIIRDALGEWVEDQHVDDLIAQFTPDSPKGQHEAE, encoded by the coding sequence ATGGAAGGATTGTCGAACCATGAAGTGGTGCTCCGTGCCCTAGGAGAGGCGTTGGAGCTGGTGGCGTCGGAGCAGGACTTCGAGCGCGATCGGTTGGAGGTGATGGAGCACCAAGTGATGACTGCCGAGGCCGCCCTGGCCTCTCGGAAGGCGAAGGTTCAAGCGAAGATCGATGGAGGGATCGCGGGGGCCCGCCGATCCCTCGCCAAGGATTATCAGAAGAAACTAAAGCTTCAGGAGACCCACTTCTGCACCCGGCGTGACGAACTGAAGGCCAAGATCGAAGGACTCAAGAAGCAGCTGGCCAGGGAGGACAAGTGCCAGAAGGCTGCCCTCGACGCCCAAGCCCCAGCCGAGACCGAGCTGGCGTCCCTCTATCAGCAAGTGGATGTCGCTTCCCTGGTGGAGCGGGCGACAGATGAGGTGAATCGGGCTCGGGGTCTGCAACACACGCGATCCGTGATGTTTCATGACCTCGAGAGCCAGGCTAATTGTGCCCTATGCTCCATTTGCAAGAAGAGTGTTTCCAACCCACTCGTGGCCAACGATGCCGGTTACCTTGCCTTCTTTACCAGGGTCGTGGAGCGGCTTGAAGGGAGCGTGGAGAAAGTGCGCAAACTCATTGACGAGGAAAGCCGCGACCTCCTCGCGCGGACGTCGACGCGTGTTTTTAGGCATCTTCTTCGCTCTGACACCGACTTCGACTTCGAGGCCGTGATCGACCCTGTCCCCTGGATAATTCGCGACGCACTGGGGGAGTGGGTGGAGGACCAGCACGTAGATGACCTGATCGCACAGTTCACCCCCGACAGCCCCAAGGGTCAGCATGAGGCCGAGTAA